The Streptomyces sp. NBC_00691 genome has a segment encoding these proteins:
- a CDS encoding carbohydrate ABC transporter permease — MAAPRSFLWTRRIFLTLLTAFVVLPVYVMVSSSLKPLEDVSGKFEWIPSGLTLRPYFDIWETVPLADYFVNSIVVAGAATVFSVVVAIFAAYAVSRYSFRGKRVFTVTVLSTQMFPGILFLLPLFLIYVNIGNATGIALFGSREGLILTYLTFSLPFSIWMLTGYFDSIPRELDEAAKVDGCGPISALFRVIVPAASPGIIAVAVYAFMTAWGEVLFASVMTNDTTRTLAVGLQGYATQNDVYWNQVMAASLVVSVPVVVGFLLLQRYLVAGLTAGAVK; from the coding sequence ATGGCGGCGCCCCGCTCGTTCCTCTGGACCCGGCGGATCTTCCTCACCCTGCTCACCGCCTTCGTGGTGCTGCCGGTGTACGTCATGGTCTCCAGCTCCCTCAAGCCGCTGGAGGACGTCTCGGGGAAGTTCGAGTGGATCCCCTCCGGGCTCACGCTCCGCCCCTACTTCGACATCTGGGAGACCGTCCCGCTCGCCGACTACTTCGTGAACTCGATCGTGGTCGCGGGCGCGGCCACCGTGTTCTCGGTGGTGGTCGCGATCTTCGCCGCGTACGCCGTCAGCCGCTACAGCTTCCGCGGCAAGCGGGTCTTCACGGTCACGGTGCTGTCCACGCAGATGTTCCCCGGCATCCTCTTCCTGCTGCCGCTGTTCCTCATCTACGTCAACATCGGCAACGCCACCGGCATCGCCCTCTTCGGCTCCCGCGAAGGCCTGATCCTCACCTATCTGACCTTCTCGCTGCCGTTCTCCATCTGGATGCTGACCGGCTACTTCGACTCGATCCCGCGCGAGCTCGACGAGGCCGCCAAGGTCGACGGCTGCGGCCCGATCAGCGCGCTGTTCCGCGTGATCGTCCCGGCCGCCTCGCCCGGCATCATCGCCGTCGCCGTCTACGCCTTCATGACCGCCTGGGGCGAGGTCCTCTTCGCCTCCGTCATGACGAACGACACCACCCGCACCCTCGCCGTCGGTCTCCAGGGGTACGCCACCCAGAACGACGTGTACTGGAACCAGGTGATGGCCGCCTCCCTCGTCGTGAGCGTCCCCGTCGTCGTCGGCTTCCTCCTCCTCCAGCGCTATCTCGTCGCCGGCCTCACCGCAGGTGCGGTCAAGTGA
- a CDS encoding GH1 family beta-glucosidase codes for MSESPDSRTTLDLEAFPPDFAWGTATSAYQIEGAVAEDGRAPSIWDTFSRVPGAIDHGDHGDSACDHYHRWPEDIALMKGFGTDAYRLSVAWPRVLPGGDGPVNAPGLDFYDRLVDGLLDAGITPSVTLYHWDLPQALQDRVKDSHGGWTERATAEHLAAYASVVAERLGDRVTQWATLNEPLCSGWIGHLEGRMAPGLTDLTAAVRASYHLLLGHGLATQAIRAAAPGAQIGLVTNHSTVAPASTRPEDIAAAARADGHTNRWWLDPVYGRGFPTDMRELYGVELPERPGDLATIAAPLDWHGLNYYFPVTVADDPTGPAPYASEVRLPDVPRTGMDWQIDAGGLEAFLLRLTEDYGVRKLYVTENGSAFPDTVGPDGAVHDPERTRYLEQHLAACASALRKGAPLAGYYAWSLLDNFEWAYGYDKRFGLVHVDYATQRRTVKTSGRRYADIIRAHRAANAG; via the coding sequence GTGTCCGAATCCCCCGACTCCCGCACCACGCTCGACCTGGAGGCCTTCCCGCCGGACTTCGCCTGGGGCACCGCGACCTCCGCCTACCAGATCGAGGGCGCCGTCGCCGAGGACGGCAGGGCTCCGTCCATCTGGGACACCTTCTCCCGCGTCCCCGGCGCGATCGACCACGGCGACCACGGCGACAGCGCCTGCGACCACTACCACCGCTGGCCCGAGGACATCGCCCTGATGAAGGGCTTCGGCACGGACGCCTACCGCCTCTCCGTCGCCTGGCCGCGCGTCCTCCCCGGCGGCGACGGCCCGGTCAACGCGCCCGGACTCGACTTCTACGACCGGCTCGTCGACGGCCTCCTCGACGCCGGCATCACCCCCTCCGTCACCCTCTACCACTGGGACCTGCCCCAGGCCCTCCAGGACCGGGTCAAGGACAGCCACGGAGGCTGGACCGAGCGGGCCACCGCCGAACACCTCGCCGCCTACGCCTCCGTCGTCGCCGAACGCCTCGGCGACCGCGTCACCCAGTGGGCCACCCTCAACGAACCGCTCTGCTCCGGCTGGATCGGCCACCTCGAGGGACGGATGGCCCCGGGCCTCACCGACCTCACCGCCGCCGTCCGCGCCTCCTACCACCTCCTTCTCGGCCACGGCCTCGCCACCCAGGCCATCCGCGCCGCCGCACCCGGCGCCCAGATCGGTCTCGTCACCAACCACTCGACCGTCGCGCCCGCCTCGACCCGGCCCGAGGACATCGCCGCCGCCGCCCGCGCGGACGGCCACACCAACCGCTGGTGGCTCGACCCGGTGTACGGCCGCGGCTTCCCCACCGACATGCGCGAGCTGTACGGCGTCGAACTGCCGGAGCGCCCCGGGGACCTGGCGACCATCGCCGCCCCGCTCGACTGGCACGGACTCAACTACTACTTCCCGGTCACCGTCGCCGACGACCCGACGGGACCCGCCCCGTACGCGAGCGAGGTACGGCTCCCCGACGTGCCCCGCACCGGCATGGACTGGCAGATCGACGCCGGCGGCCTGGAGGCCTTCCTGCTGCGCCTCACCGAGGACTACGGCGTACGGAAGCTGTACGTGACCGAGAACGGCTCGGCCTTCCCCGACACCGTCGGTCCCGACGGCGCGGTCCACGACCCGGAGCGCACCCGCTACCTGGAGCAGCACCTCGCGGCCTGCGCGAGCGCGCTGCGCAAGGGCGCCCCGCTCGCCGGGTACTACGCCTGGTCGCTCCTGGACAACTTCGAGTGGGCCTACGGCTACGACAAGCGCTTCGGCCTCGTCCACGTCGACTACGCCACCCAGCGCAGGACCGTGAAGACGAGCGGACGCCGGTACGCGGACATCATCCGCGCCCACCGCGCGGCGAACGCGGGCTGA
- a CDS encoding phosphotransferase family protein yields the protein MAASSVPSPPPGSDNADGLAATRIRHVLGPAAVVRGTALSGGLHNSARLLELSDGRHLVLKTAPPAGTPALTHERGLLGTEALFHRLAARAGARVPAVLHHEPAGPRTPAEWLLLSYVDGTTWDAARDRLTPADRAALRRRLGENLARIAGVTGQAYGYPQPGAGLSAPDWPTAFAAMLHAVLADADRFDVALPAPAGFLARLPARFGHRLAEVRRPALVHFDAWEGNVVLARTETGPWRLSGLIDGERAFFGDPLAELVGLDPLGAAEDDADLMAGYGSVVPAPALGTGARVRLALYRVYLALVMRVESVPRAYGGDFAAWLDAWSADRVMEQLAVLDSLEA from the coding sequence ATGGCCGCAAGCTCCGTGCCGTCCCCTCCCCCGGGGTCCGACAACGCCGACGGGCTCGCGGCCACACGGATCCGGCACGTCCTCGGTCCGGCGGCGGTCGTCCGCGGTACCGCCCTCAGCGGCGGTCTCCACAACTCCGCCCGGCTGCTGGAACTCTCCGACGGCCGGCACCTGGTGCTCAAGACCGCCCCTCCGGCCGGCACCCCCGCCCTCACCCACGAGCGGGGTCTCCTCGGCACCGAGGCGCTCTTCCACCGTCTCGCCGCCAGGGCGGGCGCCCGGGTGCCCGCGGTCCTGCACCATGAGCCCGCCGGCCCCCGCACCCCCGCCGAGTGGCTGCTCCTCTCCTACGTCGACGGCACCACCTGGGACGCGGCCCGCGACCGGCTCACCCCGGCCGACCGCGCGGCGCTGCGCCGCCGGCTGGGCGAGAACCTGGCCCGGATCGCCGGCGTCACGGGGCAGGCGTACGGATACCCGCAGCCCGGCGCGGGGCTCTCGGCCCCCGACTGGCCGACCGCCTTCGCCGCCATGCTGCACGCCGTCCTCGCCGACGCGGACCGGTTCGACGTCGCCCTGCCCGCCCCCGCCGGGTTCCTCGCACGGCTGCCCGCGCGGTTCGGCCACCGGCTCGCCGAGGTGCGCCGTCCCGCCCTCGTCCACTTCGACGCCTGGGAGGGCAACGTCGTCCTCGCCCGCACAGAGACCGGCCCGTGGCGTCTGAGCGGGCTCATCGACGGCGAACGCGCCTTCTTCGGCGATCCGCTGGCCGAGCTCGTCGGACTCGACCCGCTCGGCGCGGCCGAGGACGACGCCGACCTCATGGCCGGCTACGGCTCCGTCGTCCCCGCCCCGGCCCTCGGCACCGGCGCCCGCGTCCGCCTCGCCCTCTACCGGGTCTATCTGGCCCTCGTGATGCGCGTGGAGTCCGTCCCCCGGGCCTACGGCGGAGACTTCGCCGCCTGGCTCGACGCCTGGTCCGCCGACCGGGTCATGGAGCAGCTCGCCGTGCTCGACTCCCTGGAGGCGTGA
- a CDS encoding LacI family DNA-binding transcriptional regulator: MGNRGPTLEDVAREAGVSRATVSRVVNGVRNVAPDIQESVREAIARIGYTPNQAARSLVTRRTGTVALVLSATGRSFTARVFSDPFFGRVVDGVLPVLRRRAIQPVLLVAESEQARAQLVEYLRQGGADGALVVPLDENDPLPSMLVAAGLPTVLFGRPRDGERCGYVDLDNPAGARLAAEHLWATGRRRPATIAAPVTAPTADERLDGFREALAAHGVTSVPVARGRFTVDSGRRAMARLLKDHPEIDAVFAANDLMARGACEYLREQGIAVPGTVAVVGFDDSVVARKAQPQLTTVRQPVERMAAAMATLLVEQLDGGRSETVAKVFEPVLVVREST; encoded by the coding sequence GTGGGGAATCGAGGACCGACTCTGGAAGACGTCGCACGCGAGGCGGGGGTATCGCGCGCGACGGTGTCCCGCGTCGTCAACGGCGTGCGCAACGTGGCTCCCGACATCCAGGAGAGCGTGCGCGAAGCCATCGCCCGCATCGGCTACACGCCCAACCAGGCCGCCCGTTCCCTGGTCACCCGGCGCACCGGGACCGTCGCCCTGGTGCTCTCCGCCACGGGCCGGTCCTTCACCGCCCGGGTGTTCTCCGACCCGTTCTTCGGCCGCGTGGTGGACGGTGTCCTGCCTGTCCTGCGCCGCCGCGCCATCCAGCCCGTGCTGCTCGTCGCCGAGTCCGAGCAGGCCAGGGCCCAGCTCGTCGAGTACCTGCGTCAGGGCGGCGCGGACGGGGCCCTGGTCGTGCCGCTGGACGAGAACGACCCACTGCCGTCGATGCTGGTGGCCGCGGGCCTTCCCACGGTGCTGTTCGGCCGCCCTCGCGACGGCGAGCGGTGCGGCTATGTCGACCTCGACAACCCGGCCGGGGCGCGGCTGGCGGCGGAGCACCTGTGGGCCACCGGTCGGCGACGCCCGGCCACCATCGCCGCGCCGGTCACCGCCCCCACCGCGGACGAACGTCTCGACGGCTTCCGGGAGGCGCTCGCGGCGCACGGGGTGACGTCGGTTCCCGTCGCACGGGGGCGCTTCACGGTGGACAGCGGTAGGCGCGCCATGGCCAGACTCCTCAAGGACCACCCGGAGATCGACGCCGTGTTCGCCGCCAACGACCTGATGGCCCGGGGCGCCTGCGAGTACCTGCGCGAGCAGGGGATCGCGGTCCCCGGCACGGTGGCCGTGGTGGGCTTCGACGACTCGGTGGTGGCGCGGAAGGCACAGCCGCAGCTGACCACCGTGCGTCAGCCGGTGGAGCGCATGGCGGCCGCGATGGCCACGCTGCTGGTCGAGCAGCTCGACGGCGGCCGGTCCGAGACCGTCGCGAAGGTCTTCGAACCGGTCCTGGTCGTACGCGAGTCCACCTGA
- a CDS encoding discoidin domain-containing protein: MSSVGSPPVFRRPASRVRRATVGALVTSLAGGLLALGPATTAQAAPTLLSQGKTATASSTEGGAFSASAAVDGDLTGTRWASAWQDAQWIQVDLGSSATLSHAVLNWEAAYGKSYSIQASENGTDWRTVTSVTAGDGGTDNVTLSGTGRYIRMNGLTRATGYGFSLWEFQVYGTTGGTGPTLPGGGDLGPNVHVFDPSTPGIQAKLDQVFQEQESAQFGSGRHAFLLKPGTYNGLNAQIGFYTQIAGLGLRPGDTTINGDVTVDAGWFNGNATQNFWRGAEGLTLNPVNGTDRWAVSQASSFRRMHVKGGLNLAPNGYGWASGGYIADSKVDGQIGNYSQQQWYTRESSIGGWSNSVWNQTFSGVEGAPATSFPEPRYTTLDTTPVSREKPYLYLDGNEYKVFAPAKRVNARGTSWANGAPQGESIPLNQFYVVKPGATAATINQALAQGLHLLFTPGVYHVDQTINVNRANTIVLGLGLATIIPDNGVTAMKVADVDGVRLAGFLIDAGPVNSPTLLELGPQNSAADHAANPTTVQDVYIRVGGAGAGKATTSVVVNSDDAIIDHTWVWRADHGEGVGWETNRADYGVRVNGDDVLATGLFVEHFNKYDVEWYGERGRTIFYQNEKAYDAPNQAAIQNGSTKGYAAYRVDDSVNTHEAWGLGSYCNYNVDPTIVQDHGFKAPVKPGVKFHSLLVVSLGGMGHYNHVINDTGASTIPAGTSTVPSTVVSFP, translated from the coding sequence ATGTCTTCCGTCGGGTCCCCGCCGGTCTTCCGGCGACCCGCCTCACGCGTCCGCCGGGCCACCGTCGGCGCACTTGTCACGTCGTTGGCCGGCGGCCTGCTCGCCCTCGGTCCCGCCACGACGGCACAAGCGGCCCCCACCCTGCTCTCCCAGGGGAAGACCGCGACCGCCTCCTCCACCGAGGGCGGCGCCTTCTCCGCCTCCGCCGCCGTCGACGGCGACCTCACCGGCACCCGCTGGGCCAGCGCCTGGCAGGACGCCCAGTGGATCCAGGTCGACCTCGGCAGCAGCGCCACGCTCAGCCACGCCGTCCTCAACTGGGAGGCGGCGTACGGCAAGAGCTACTCCATCCAGGCCTCCGAGAACGGCACCGACTGGCGGACCGTCACCTCCGTCACCGCGGGCGACGGCGGCACCGACAACGTCACGCTCTCCGGCACCGGCCGCTACATCCGGATGAACGGCCTCACCCGGGCCACCGGTTACGGCTTCTCCCTCTGGGAGTTCCAGGTGTACGGCACCACCGGCGGGACCGGCCCGACGCTCCCCGGCGGCGGCGACCTCGGCCCCAACGTGCATGTCTTCGACCCGTCCACGCCCGGCATCCAGGCCAAGCTGGACCAGGTCTTCCAGGAGCAGGAGTCGGCCCAGTTCGGCAGCGGCCGGCACGCCTTCCTCCTCAAGCCCGGCACGTACAACGGTCTCAACGCCCAGATCGGCTTCTACACCCAGATCGCCGGCCTCGGTCTGCGCCCCGGCGACACCACCATCAACGGTGACGTGACCGTCGACGCCGGCTGGTTCAACGGCAACGCCACCCAGAACTTCTGGCGCGGCGCGGAGGGCCTGACCCTCAACCCGGTGAACGGCACCGACCGCTGGGCCGTCTCCCAGGCCTCCTCCTTCCGCCGCATGCACGTCAAGGGCGGCCTCAACCTCGCGCCCAACGGCTACGGCTGGGCCAGCGGCGGCTACATCGCCGACTCCAAGGTCGACGGCCAGATCGGCAACTACTCCCAGCAGCAGTGGTACACCCGGGAGAGCTCCATCGGGGGCTGGTCCAACAGCGTCTGGAACCAGACGTTCTCGGGCGTCGAGGGCGCTCCGGCCACCTCCTTCCCCGAGCCCCGCTACACCACGCTCGACACCACGCCGGTCTCCCGCGAGAAGCCGTACCTCTACCTCGACGGCAACGAGTACAAGGTCTTCGCCCCCGCCAAGCGCGTCAACGCCCGCGGCACCAGCTGGGCCAACGGCGCCCCGCAGGGCGAGTCGATCCCGCTGAACCAGTTCTACGTGGTCAAGCCGGGCGCGACCGCCGCCACGATCAACCAGGCGCTGGCCCAGGGCCTGCACCTGCTGTTCACGCCGGGCGTCTACCACGTCGACCAGACCATCAACGTGAACCGCGCCAACACCATCGTGCTCGGCCTCGGCCTCGCCACGATCATCCCGGACAACGGCGTCACCGCGATGAAGGTCGCCGACGTCGACGGCGTCCGCCTCGCCGGCTTCCTCATCGACGCCGGCCCGGTCAACTCGCCGACCCTGCTGGAGCTCGGACCGCAGAACTCCGCCGCCGACCACGCCGCCAACCCCACCACCGTGCAGGACGTGTACATCCGCGTCGGTGGCGCCGGTGCGGGCAAGGCCACGACCAGCGTGGTCGTGAACAGCGACGACGCCATCATCGACCACACCTGGGTGTGGCGCGCCGACCACGGCGAGGGCGTCGGCTGGGAGACCAACCGGGCCGACTACGGCGTCCGCGTGAACGGTGACGACGTGCTCGCCACCGGCCTCTTCGTCGAGCACTTCAACAAGTACGACGTCGAGTGGTACGGCGAGCGCGGCCGCACGATCTTCTACCAGAACGAGAAGGCGTACGACGCCCCCAACCAGGCCGCCATCCAGAACGGCTCGACGAAGGGGTACGCCGCCTACCGGGTCGACGACTCCGTGAACACCCACGAGGCCTGGGGCCTGGGCAGCTACTGCAACTACAACGTGGATCCGACGATCGTCCAGGACCACGGCTTCAAGGCACCGGTGAAGCCGGGGGTGAAGTTCCACAGCCTCCTGGTGGTGTCCCTCGGCGGAATGGGCCACTACAACCACGTCATCAACGACACCGGGGCGTCCACCATCCCCGCGGGCACCTCCACCGTGCCGTCCACCGTCGTCTCCTTCCCCTGA
- a CDS encoding discoidin domain-containing protein has translation MTSTHAPTTRRRARERARRTGSLISLGALLATSATALNVAPATAAETLLSQGKTATASSNEGAAWAASAAVDGDLTGTRWASQWTDSQWIQVDLGSSADISRVVLNWEGAYGKAYDIQLSDNGSDWRTVKSVTAGDGGTDDLAVTGKGRYVRLQGITRGTGYGYSLWEFQVYGGGSAQPEPGGAVRVSGTQGNWRLTVGGQPYTVKGVTWGPAMADAPRYMPDVKSMGVNTVRTWGTDAGSKPLLDAAAANGVKVINGFWLQPGGGPGSGGCVNYVTDAAYKSNSLTEFAKWVDTYKSHPATLMWNVGNESVLGLQNCYSGAELEAQRNAYTTFVNDVAKKIHSIDPDHPVTSTDAWTGAWPYYKRNAPDLDLYSMNAYGDICGVREDWVEGGYTKPYIITETGPAGEWETPKDANGVPDEPTDVQKADGYTKAWNCVTGHQGVALGATVFHYGIEHDFGGVWFNLLPDGLKRLSYYSLKKAYTGSVAGDNTPPVISNMTVTPAGSAPAGGEFTVRADVRDPDGDPVTTKILLSGNYANGDKRLIDVPYRSLGNGAFAVTAPEKLGVWKVYVQAEDGRGNAGIETKSVKVVAPPVAGTNIALNRPATASSAQASYGDCPCPASNATDGNTTTRWASDWSDPQWIQVDLGSVKPIRTLQLVWDPAYARSYEVQVSDDGNAWRTVHTTTTGNGDIDTVALSTTARHVRLQLTARGTGWGYSLHEFGVYS, from the coding sequence ATGACCTCCACCCATGCCCCCACGACACGAAGGCGCGCCCGCGAACGCGCCCGCAGGACAGGCTCGCTCATCTCCCTGGGTGCCCTGCTCGCCACCTCGGCCACGGCGCTGAACGTCGCCCCGGCCACCGCCGCCGAGACCCTGCTCTCCCAGGGCAAGACCGCCACCGCCTCGTCGAACGAGGGCGCCGCCTGGGCCGCCTCCGCCGCGGTCGACGGCGACCTCACCGGAACCCGCTGGGCGAGCCAGTGGACCGACTCCCAGTGGATCCAGGTCGACCTGGGCAGCAGCGCCGACATCAGCCGTGTCGTCCTCAACTGGGAGGGCGCCTACGGCAAGGCGTACGACATCCAGCTCTCCGACAACGGGTCGGACTGGCGCACCGTCAAGTCCGTGACCGCCGGCGACGGGGGCACCGACGACCTCGCGGTGACCGGCAAGGGCCGCTACGTACGCCTCCAGGGGATCACCCGGGGCACCGGCTACGGCTACTCCCTGTGGGAGTTCCAGGTGTACGGCGGCGGATCCGCGCAGCCCGAGCCCGGCGGCGCCGTCCGGGTGAGCGGCACGCAGGGCAACTGGCGGCTGACGGTCGGCGGGCAGCCGTACACCGTCAAGGGCGTCACCTGGGGCCCCGCGATGGCCGACGCCCCCCGCTACATGCCGGACGTGAAGTCCATGGGCGTCAACACCGTCCGCACCTGGGGAACGGACGCCGGCAGCAAGCCGCTGCTCGACGCGGCCGCCGCCAACGGCGTCAAGGTGATCAACGGCTTCTGGCTCCAGCCGGGCGGCGGACCGGGCTCCGGCGGCTGCGTCAACTACGTGACGGACGCCGCGTACAAGAGCAACTCGCTGACCGAGTTCGCGAAGTGGGTCGACACCTACAAGTCCCACCCCGCCACCCTCATGTGGAACGTCGGCAACGAGTCGGTCCTCGGTCTGCAGAACTGCTACAGCGGCGCCGAGCTCGAGGCCCAGCGCAACGCGTACACGACCTTCGTCAACGACGTCGCGAAGAAGATCCACTCCATCGACCCCGACCACCCCGTGACCTCCACGGACGCGTGGACCGGCGCCTGGCCGTACTACAAGCGCAACGCGCCCGACCTGGACCTCTACTCGATGAACGCCTACGGCGACATCTGCGGGGTCCGCGAGGACTGGGTGGAGGGCGGCTACACCAAGCCGTACATCATCACCGAGACCGGTCCGGCCGGCGAGTGGGAGACCCCCAAGGACGCCAACGGCGTTCCCGACGAGCCCACCGACGTCCAGAAGGCCGACGGCTACACCAAGGCCTGGAACTGCGTCACCGGCCACCAGGGCGTCGCCCTCGGCGCGACCGTCTTCCACTACGGCATCGAGCACGACTTCGGCGGCGTCTGGTTCAACCTGCTCCCCGACGGCCTCAAGCGCCTCTCGTACTACTCCCTCAAGAAGGCGTACACCGGGTCCGTCGCCGGCGACAACACCCCTCCGGTCATCAGCAACATGACGGTCACCCCCGCCGGATCCGCCCCCGCCGGCGGTGAGTTCACCGTCCGCGCCGACGTCCGTGACCCCGACGGCGACCCCGTCACCACCAAGATCCTCCTGAGCGGCAACTACGCCAACGGCGACAAGCGCCTCATCGACGTCCCGTACCGCTCCCTCGGCAACGGCGCCTTCGCGGTCACCGCGCCCGAGAAGCTCGGCGTGTGGAAGGTGTACGTCCAGGCCGAGGACGGCCGCGGCAACGCCGGCATCGAGACGAAGTCCGTCAAGGTCGTCGCCCCGCCGGTCGCCGGCACCAACATCGCCCTGAACCGGCCCGCCACCGCCTCCTCCGCGCAGGCCTCGTACGGCGACTGCCCCTGCCCGGCGAGCAACGCGACCGACGGCAACACCACCACCCGCTGGGCCAGCGACTGGAGCGACCCGCAGTGGATCCAGGTCGACCTCGGCTCGGTCAAGCCCATCCGCACCCTGCAGCTCGTCTGGGACCCCGCCTACGCCAGGTCCTACGAGGTGCAGGTGTCGGACGACGGGAACGCCTGGCGGACCGTCCACACCACCACCACGGGTAACGGGGACATCGACACCGTCGCGCTCTCGACCACGGCCCGCCACGTCCGCCTCCAGCTGACGGCCCGGGGCACCGGCTGGGGCTACTCCCTCCACGAGTTCGGCGTCTACAGCTGA
- a CDS encoding DUF1996 domain-containing protein has protein sequence MRASPKRLPALLLGTALVAGVLGIGTMASAAGTDSGTPPTVVTAGAHSGHTMAVSTQASGDDADGDGYIPAVPQVTGVTPSTATPPPAYHHEFQAGCSVTHTAPDDPIVYPGQFGKSHDHTFMGNTSTNAASTTGSLYGGSTTCKAPADASAYWMPSLFKGDQKILPVGPQVIYYKAGVTDYRSVRPFPKGLRFVVGNPMQTAEEFRAHKGFVEGWECGDSFFNTDIPANCPSRPDVQLNLRMQAPSCWNGLYLDTPDHKSHMAYPVVKPGTNDNMCPASHPVALPMIEFKMAWPVNGDMSQVRLASGRGYSFHYDFFNAWEERTLKALVDHCIVGGLQCDTRGFDLYRPERGVVLDENHRLP, from the coding sequence ATGAGAGCGAGTCCCAAGCGGCTCCCCGCACTCCTCCTCGGCACGGCCCTCGTCGCCGGCGTCCTCGGCATCGGCACCATGGCCTCCGCCGCGGGCACGGACAGCGGCACACCGCCCACCGTCGTCACGGCCGGCGCCCACAGCGGGCACACCATGGCCGTGTCCACCCAGGCCTCGGGCGACGACGCCGACGGAGACGGCTACATCCCGGCCGTCCCGCAGGTCACCGGCGTCACCCCGTCCACGGCCACCCCGCCCCCGGCCTACCATCACGAGTTCCAGGCAGGCTGCTCGGTCACCCACACCGCGCCGGACGACCCGATCGTCTACCCGGGCCAGTTCGGCAAGTCCCACGACCACACGTTCATGGGCAACACCTCCACGAACGCCGCCAGCACCACCGGCTCGCTCTACGGGGGCAGCACCACCTGCAAGGCGCCCGCGGACGCCTCCGCGTACTGGATGCCCTCGCTGTTCAAGGGCGACCAGAAGATCCTGCCCGTCGGCCCGCAGGTCATCTACTACAAGGCGGGCGTCACCGACTACCGCAGCGTGCGGCCCTTCCCCAAGGGTCTGCGGTTCGTCGTCGGCAACCCGATGCAGACCGCCGAGGAGTTCCGCGCCCACAAGGGGTTCGTCGAGGGCTGGGAATGCGGTGACAGCTTCTTCAACACCGACATCCCGGCGAACTGTCCGAGCCGGCCCGACGTCCAGCTCAACCTGCGCATGCAGGCCCCCAGCTGCTGGAACGGCCTGTACCTCGACACCCCCGACCACAAGAGCCACATGGCCTACCCGGTGGTCAAGCCCGGCACCAACGACAACATGTGCCCGGCCTCCCACCCGGTCGCCCTGCCGATGATCGAGTTCAAGATGGCGTGGCCGGTGAACGGCGACATGAGCCAGGTCCGCCTGGCCAGTGGCCGCGGCTACTCCTTCCACTACGACTTCTTCAACGCGTGGGAGGAGCGCACCCTCAAGGCCCTCGTCGACCACTGCATCGTCGGCGGCCTGCAGTGCGACACACGGGGCTTCGACCTGTACCGCCCCGAACGCGGCGTCGTGCTCGACGAGAACCACCGTCTGCCCTGA